A region from the Vicia villosa cultivar HV-30 ecotype Madison, WI linkage group LG3, Vvil1.0, whole genome shotgun sequence genome encodes:
- the LOC131656486 gene encoding uncharacterized protein LOC131656486 — MDEQWAEYLGNYVYDEVEQNVDLSDIESDEGEEEMDENFGDPVVEENGISFNYRVTAACVRGKNVFHFPSNVAANWLLPLQTEIDIVDVHTDAVYPCVLKTGRRPGERYLCLGWYEYVKATRLRAGDVLECTVADPPTRMFVRFMM, encoded by the exons ATGGATGAACAATGGGCTGAGTATTTAGGTAATTACGTTTACGATGAGGTTGAACAGAATGTCGATCTCAGTGACATTGAAAGTGATGAAGGTGAAGAAGAGATGGATGAAAATTTCGGTGATCCCGTGGTTGAAGAAAATGGCATTTCATTCAATTATCGTGTCACTGCTGCTTGTGTAAGAGGAAAGAATGTTTTC CACTTTCCATCTAATGTTGCTGCCAATTGGTTATTGCCGTTGCAAACTGAGATAGACATTGTCGATGTTCATACCGATGCTGTTTACCCATGTGTGTTGAAGACTGGTAGGAGGCCAGGGGAGAGATATCTTTGCTTAGGTTGGTATGAGTATGTTAAAGCAACTCGTCTGAGGGCTGGTGATGTTCTTGAGTGCACTGTGGCAGATCCTCCTACAAGAATGTTTGTTCGTTTTATGATGTAA